A genomic region of Friedmanniella luteola contains the following coding sequences:
- a CDS encoding alpha/beta hydrolase encodes MAKTGVLSRRVLATVWLVVGAAMVAVPVWLGWTRWQPVLMGHPLMLGLTIGCGLLGFVALAWAFASLVLGDRSEDDETRPRTERQRARRASRRIALAVPALFVCVLLVGALAWSRPFPASPVAVAAMRSGGDVRVSDRLTWFEMASTARDDDDQVVRPTTGLVFVPGARVDPRAYANVLRPLARAGYLVTVLKEPFGVSFVDAGHPERVMAAHPEIAQWVVAGHSLGGVTAASFADGTPTVGDARVAGLVLWASYPARRLERPDLRVTSVAGERDGLSTPATIDAAKDDLPPDTTYVVVPGAVHSWFGDYGDQPGDGTPTGDRAAAQAQITKATRAVLAAVTPKPPAKKK; translated from the coding sequence ATGGCCAAGACGGGGGTCCTCAGCCGACGCGTGCTCGCGACGGTCTGGCTGGTGGTCGGGGCCGCGATGGTCGCCGTCCCGGTCTGGCTCGGCTGGACGCGCTGGCAGCCGGTGCTGATGGGCCACCCGCTGATGCTCGGGCTCACCATCGGCTGCGGACTGCTCGGTTTCGTCGCCCTGGCCTGGGCCTTCGCCAGCCTGGTGCTCGGGGACCGCTCCGAGGACGACGAGACCCGCCCCCGCACCGAGCGGCAGCGGGCCCGGCGGGCCAGCCGACGGATCGCCCTCGCCGTGCCGGCGCTGTTCGTCTGCGTGCTGCTGGTGGGCGCCCTCGCCTGGTCGCGACCGTTCCCCGCCTCGCCCGTCGCCGTCGCGGCCATGCGCTCCGGGGGTGACGTCCGGGTGTCGGACCGGCTGACCTGGTTCGAGATGGCCTCGACCGCCCGGGACGACGACGACCAGGTGGTCCGGCCCACCACCGGGCTGGTCTTCGTGCCCGGCGCCCGCGTCGACCCCCGCGCCTACGCCAACGTCCTGCGACCGCTGGCCCGGGCGGGCTACCTCGTCACCGTCCTCAAGGAGCCGTTCGGGGTGTCCTTCGTCGACGCGGGCCACCCGGAGCGGGTGATGGCCGCCCACCCCGAGATCGCCCAGTGGGTGGTCGCCGGGCACTCGCTCGGTGGCGTCACCGCCGCCTCCTTCGCCGACGGCACCCCGACGGTCGGCGACGCCCGGGTGGCGGGGCTCGTGCTGTGGGCGTCCTACCCGGCGCGTCGGCTGGAGCGCCCCGACCTCCGCGTCACGTCGGTGGCGGGCGAGCGGGACGGCCTGAGCACCCCGGCCACGATCGACGCGGCCAAGGACGACCTGCCGCCCGACACCACCTACGTGGTGGTGCCCGGCGCGGTGCACAGCTGGTTCGGCGACTACGGCGACCAGCCGGGCGACGGGACGCCCACGGGCGACCGGGCGGCGGCGCAGGCGCAGATCACGAAGGCCACCCGGGCCGTGCTGGCCGCGGTGACCCCGAAGCCGCCCGCGAAGAAGAAGTAG
- a CDS encoding GNAT family N-acetyltransferase, producing MPWIEVHPAGPENEHALATLENAAWALELRARPRTGVDEPFFGPHRQPGDVLVAVEEPDGVILGHVDLDRQFTAPSNAHVLRLLNLLVSPAARGQGIGAKLLAAAVEEARVRGARKVEVRALATNATAVDLYTRAGFAEEARFHHEFALPDGRLVDDVWFARWIG from the coding sequence GTGCCGTGGATCGAGGTTCACCCGGCCGGGCCGGAGAACGAGCACGCCCTCGCCACGCTGGAGAACGCGGCCTGGGCGCTGGAGCTGCGCGCGCGGCCGCGGACCGGCGTCGACGAGCCCTTCTTCGGGCCCCACCGGCAACCCGGCGACGTCCTCGTCGCGGTCGAGGAGCCGGACGGGGTGATCCTCGGCCACGTCGACCTCGACCGCCAGTTCACGGCACCCAGCAACGCCCACGTCCTCCGGCTGCTGAACCTGCTGGTCTCACCCGCCGCGCGCGGCCAGGGCATCGGGGCGAAGCTCCTCGCCGCCGCCGTGGAGGAGGCCCGCGTCCGCGGCGCCCGCAAGGTGGAGGTCCGCGCCCTGGCCACCAACGCCACGGCCGTCGACCTCTACACGCGCGCCGGCTTCGCCGAGGAGGCCCGCTTCCACCACGAGTTCGCCCTGCCCGACGGCCGGCTGGTCGACGACGTGTGGTTCGCCCGCTGGATCGGCTGA
- a CDS encoding dioxygenase family protein has protein sequence MTSLFERGVPAGAYDAFLPGAVAASRRQPLWQPEDGPLPSLFLSHGAPPLLDDPEWMAKLLAWSLSMPKPRSILIVSAHWESAPLSLSSSVAAAPLVYDFGGFHPRYYALTYPTPDASALASRVHAVMGDATPVHEHAERGLDHGAWVPLMVMYPLADVPVLQLSLPTEDPGDLLALGGRLRALREEGVLVIGSGFTTHGLPFLTRANAAGEVPTWSSDFDQWAAELLAAGDVDGLAGFRDHAPGMPWCHPTVEHFIPMFVTFGAASAPPASALTTIDGYMMGLSRRSFQLG, from the coding sequence ATGACCTCCCTGTTCGAACGCGGCGTCCCCGCCGGTGCCTACGACGCGTTCCTGCCCGGGGCGGTGGCCGCCAGCCGCCGTCAGCCGCTGTGGCAGCCGGAGGACGGGCCGCTGCCCTCGCTGTTCCTCAGCCACGGCGCCCCGCCGCTGCTGGACGACCCGGAGTGGATGGCCAAGCTGCTGGCGTGGTCGCTCTCGATGCCCAAGCCGCGCTCGATCCTCATCGTCAGCGCGCACTGGGAGTCCGCCCCGCTCTCGCTGTCCTCGAGCGTGGCGGCCGCCCCGCTGGTCTACGACTTCGGCGGCTTCCACCCCCGCTACTACGCGCTGACCTACCCGACGCCCGACGCCTCGGCGCTGGCGTCGCGGGTGCACGCGGTGATGGGTGACGCGACCCCGGTGCACGAGCACGCCGAGCGCGGCCTGGACCACGGCGCCTGGGTGCCGCTGATGGTGATGTACCCGCTGGCCGACGTGCCCGTCCTGCAGCTGAGCCTGCCCACGGAGGACCCGGGCGACCTGCTGGCCCTCGGCGGCCGTCTCCGCGCCCTGCGCGAGGAGGGCGTGCTGGTCATCGGATCGGGTTTCACCACGCACGGGCTGCCGTTCCTGACCCGCGCCAACGCCGCCGGGGAGGTGCCCACCTGGTCCTCCGACTTCGACCAGTGGGCGGCCGAGCTGCTGGCGGCGGGCGACGTCGACGGGCTCGCCGGCTTCCGCGACCACGCGCCCGGCATGCCCTGGTGCCACCCGACGGTCGAGCACTTCATCCCGATGTTCGTCACCTTCGGCGCCGCCTCCGCCCCGCCCGCGTCGGCCCTCACCACCATCGACGGCTACATGATGGGGCTGTCCCGCCGATCGTTCCAGCTGGGATGA
- a CDS encoding aminoacyl-tRNA deacylase, producing MTEPQQTWPAGVGRMLAGAAERGLAVEVRPRPAARSLEEAAGLLGITPADIAKTLVLRRSDGSYLFAVLPGDTQLAWPKFRALVGVNKLTLPDAAEALAATGYARGTITPVGSTTAWPLWVDTRLAGRRVAMGAGDHGFSAFLDADALVTAYAGTVADLAG from the coding sequence GTGACCGAGCCGCAGCAGACCTGGCCCGCCGGCGTCGGACGGATGCTGGCGGGGGCGGCCGAGCGCGGCCTCGCCGTGGAGGTGCGGCCCCGGCCGGCGGCCCGCAGCCTGGAGGAGGCGGCCGGGCTGCTCGGGATCACCCCGGCCGACATCGCCAAGACGCTGGTGCTGCGCCGCTCCGACGGCAGCTACCTGTTCGCCGTGCTGCCCGGCGACACCCAGCTGGCGTGGCCGAAGTTCCGTGCCCTGGTCGGGGTGAACAAGCTGACGCTGCCCGACGCCGCCGAGGCCCTGGCCGCCACGGGCTACGCCCGGGGGACGATCACGCCGGTGGGCAGCACCACGGCCTGGCCGCTCTGGGTCGACACCCGGCTGGCCGGTCGACGGGTCGCGATGGGTGCGGGGGACCACGGGTTCAGCGCCTTCCTCGACGCCGACGCGCTGGTCACCGCCTACGCCGGCACGGTCGCCGACCTGGCCGGCTGA
- a CDS encoding UTP--glucose-1-phosphate uridylyltransferase, with the protein MSAQGLQQAQDKMVAAGVNPQAIEVFSHYYHQLEEGVSGVISEDSIDPLEDPDLLSDVTISDEEARSALAATVIIKLNGGLGTSMGLDRAKSLLTVRDGKSFLDLIVDQVRAARASSGATLPLVFMNSFRTREDTLAALAGYDDLAVEGLDLDFLQSQEPRLRADDLTPVAWPADPTLEWCPPGHGDLYPALEASGLLDRLLALGYRYASVSNSDNLGAAPDATIAGWFAASGAPYAAEICRRTAADRKGGHLAVRKADRQLILRDTAQTAKEEMHYFTDEHRHPYFHTNNLWFDLQVLSRTLKERGSVLGLPLIKNEKTVDPADPTSTPVVQIECAMGAAVEVFDGATAIGVGRERFLPVKTTNDLLLLRSDVYEVDDAGHLVRVTDPAPLVDLAGDHYKTISAFDARFPAGAPSLRRASGLAVEGDWTFEADVTVVGAGRLPDEGGPRTVPAGTVLQG; encoded by the coding sequence ATGAGCGCACAGGGACTGCAGCAGGCCCAGGACAAGATGGTCGCCGCCGGGGTGAACCCGCAGGCCATCGAGGTCTTCAGCCACTACTACCACCAGCTCGAGGAGGGCGTCAGCGGCGTCATCTCCGAGGACAGCATCGACCCGCTGGAGGACCCCGACCTGCTCAGCGACGTCACGATCAGCGACGAGGAGGCCCGGTCCGCCCTCGCCGCCACCGTGATCATCAAGCTCAACGGCGGGCTCGGCACGTCGATGGGGCTGGACCGCGCCAAGTCCCTGCTGACCGTCCGGGACGGCAAGAGCTTCCTCGACCTCATCGTCGACCAGGTCCGCGCCGCCCGCGCCAGCTCCGGCGCCACCCTGCCGCTGGTCTTCATGAACAGCTTCCGCACCCGCGAGGACACCCTCGCCGCCCTGGCCGGCTACGACGACCTCGCCGTCGAGGGCCTCGACCTCGACTTCCTGCAGAGCCAGGAGCCCCGGCTGCGCGCCGACGACCTGACGCCGGTCGCGTGGCCGGCGGACCCGACGCTTGAGTGGTGCCCGCCCGGGCACGGCGACCTCTACCCGGCGCTGGAGGCGTCCGGTCTCCTGGACCGGCTGCTGGCGCTGGGCTACCGCTACGCCTCCGTCTCCAACTCCGACAACCTGGGCGCTGCCCCCGACGCCACCATCGCCGGCTGGTTCGCCGCCAGCGGTGCCCCCTACGCGGCCGAGATCTGCCGTCGGACGGCGGCGGACCGCAAGGGCGGTCACCTGGCCGTCCGCAAGGCGGACCGCCAGCTGATCCTGCGCGACACCGCGCAGACGGCCAAGGAGGAGATGCACTACTTCACCGACGAGCACCGGCACCCGTACTTCCACACCAACAACCTGTGGTTCGACCTCCAGGTGCTCTCCCGCACCCTCAAGGAGCGGGGGTCGGTGCTGGGCCTGCCGCTGATCAAGAACGAGAAGACGGTCGACCCCGCCGACCCGACCTCGACGCCGGTGGTCCAGATCGAGTGCGCGATGGGTGCGGCGGTCGAGGTCTTCGACGGCGCGACGGCGATCGGTGTCGGCCGCGAGCGCTTCCTGCCGGTCAAGACGACGAATGACCTGCTGCTGCTGCGCTCCGACGTCTACGAGGTCGACGACGCGGGCCACCTGGTGCGGGTGACCGACCCGGCGCCACTGGTCGACCTGGCCGGCGACCACTACAAGACGATCTCGGCCTTCGACGCGCGCTTCCCGGCCGGCGCCCCGTCGCTCCGGCGGGCCAGCGGCCTGGCCGTCGAGGGGGACTGGACCTTCGAGGCCGACGTCACCGTCGTCGGCGCCGGACGGCTGCCCGACGAGGGCGGGCCGCGCACCGTGCCCGCCGGGACCGTGCTGCAGGGCTGA
- a CDS encoding malonic semialdehyde reductase — protein MTDLDVNAADLNAFEQEFDAPLAVPAGVADQLFRQAATAYRFSDQPVTDAQVRAVHDLLKWGPTAMNTQPLRMVLVRSPEARARLVEHMAGGNKERTGAAPLVALLAADVDFHDELDRVFPVYPNAKAGFADEAGRAAAAHTNAVLQAGYFILAVRAAGLAAGPMGGFDADAVSREFFPDGRHRVFMVVNLGHPSAESYRPRQPRLGYDEVVTTV, from the coding sequence GTGACCGACCTCGATGTGAACGCCGCCGACCTGAACGCCTTCGAGCAGGAGTTCGACGCCCCGCTCGCCGTCCCGGCGGGGGTCGCCGACCAGCTCTTCCGACAGGCGGCCACCGCCTACCGCTTCTCCGACCAGCCCGTCACCGACGCCCAGGTGCGCGCCGTGCACGACCTCCTCAAGTGGGGTCCGACGGCGATGAACACCCAGCCCCTCCGGATGGTGCTCGTCCGCTCCCCCGAGGCTCGGGCGCGTCTGGTCGAGCACATGGCCGGCGGCAACAAGGAGCGGACCGGCGCGGCCCCCCTGGTGGCGCTGCTGGCCGCCGACGTCGACTTCCACGACGAGCTGGACCGTGTCTTCCCCGTCTACCCGAACGCGAAGGCCGGGTTCGCCGACGAGGCCGGTCGCGCCGCCGCGGCCCACACCAACGCCGTGCTGCAGGCGGGCTACTTCATCCTGGCCGTCCGCGCCGCGGGCCTGGCCGCCGGTCCGATGGGCGGCTTCGACGCCGACGCCGTCAGCCGGGAGTTCTTCCCCGACGGCCGCCACCGCGTCTTCATGGTGGTCAACCTGGGCCACCCCTCGGCGGAGTCCTACCGCCCGCGCCAGCCGCGGCTGGGCTACGACGAGGTCGTCACCACCGTCTGA
- a CDS encoding MscL family protein: MLQGFKEFLLRGNLIELAVAFIMGTVFAAVVQAFTSIVLDLLGLVVRVEGLSDVAVRGINVGNFLTALITFVLTAAVLYFAVVVPYNRFSRVRKADEPEQAASTEDLLAEIRDLLRAQNRG, translated from the coding sequence ATGCTGCAGGGATTCAAGGAGTTCCTCCTGCGGGGGAACCTCATCGAGCTGGCGGTGGCCTTCATCATGGGCACCGTCTTCGCCGCGGTCGTCCAGGCGTTCACCAGCATCGTCCTCGACCTGCTGGGTCTGGTCGTGCGGGTGGAGGGGCTCAGCGACGTCGCCGTGCGCGGCATCAACGTCGGCAACTTCCTGACCGCGCTGATCACCTTCGTCCTCACCGCGGCCGTGCTGTACTTCGCCGTCGTCGTCCCCTACAACCGGTTCAGCCGGGTCCGCAAGGCCGACGAGCCCGAGCAGGCCGCGTCCACCGAGGACCTGCTGGCCGAGATCCGCGACCTGCTCCGGGCGCAGAACCGGGGCTGA
- a CDS encoding SAF domain-containing protein, with the protein MTFPPSPRTRRRPAALTGPGRRHPLRTLLRAASWHRRPLAAVAAALAVLTAVSAALPEGPPERTVLVAAHELAGGSVLTAADLQRRPLRAADLPAGALTAAEQAVGRAVSAPVAQGQVLTPLALVAPRAGPASGRVVAPVRLSDPGLVTLLRPGDVVDLVGTDEQGGGASVVARSARVVTVPHVDEETATGSDGGLVLVEVPTGTATALARAAVAGPLTLTWH; encoded by the coding sequence GTGACCTTCCCGCCGTCCCCGCGCACCCGTCGCCGGCCCGCCGCCCTGACCGGGCCGGGTCGGCGTCACCCCCTCCGCACGCTGCTGCGCGCCGCCTCCTGGCACCGGCGTCCGCTGGCCGCGGTCGCCGCGGCCCTCGCCGTCCTCACGGCGGTCTCGGCCGCCCTGCCCGAGGGCCCGCCCGAGCGCACCGTGCTGGTCGCCGCGCACGAGCTGGCCGGCGGCAGCGTGCTGACGGCGGCCGACCTGCAGCGTCGGCCTCTCCGGGCCGCCGACCTGCCCGCCGGCGCCCTCACGGCGGCGGAGCAGGCGGTCGGCCGCGCGGTCAGCGCACCGGTCGCCCAGGGTCAGGTGCTGACGCCGCTGGCCCTGGTCGCTCCCCGGGCCGGACCGGCGTCCGGACGGGTGGTGGCGCCGGTCCGGCTCTCCGACCCCGGCCTGGTGACCCTGCTGCGGCCCGGGGACGTGGTCGACCTGGTCGGCACGGACGAGCAGGGCGGCGGCGCGTCCGTCGTCGCCCGGAGCGCCCGGGTGGTGACCGTGCCGCACGTGGACGAGGAGACCGCGACCGGCAGTGACGGAGGTCTCGTGCTGGTCGAGGTGCCGACGGGCACCGCGACGGCGCTCGCCCGGGCGGCGGTGGCGGGTCCGCTGACCCTGACCTGGCACTGA